A window of Paenibacillus phoenicis genomic DNA:
GAGCTTTCCGTCCCGCGCGTAGCGGTTGTTCACGTCCGTAATCTCCAGCTCGCCGCGGGCAGAACGTTCGATGCTGCGGATAATGCCAAATACGCTGTCATCGTACATGTAAATACCGGTAACCGAATATTTCGACTTCGGCTTCTTAGGCTTTTCTTCGATATAGGCAATATGTTCCGGGGCGTCTTCAGCAAACACCGGCACGCCGTAACGCCGAGGATCATCCACCGGCTTCAGCATCACCCGTGCGCTGCCCAGCGGCTGCTGCTTAAATCGCTCCACGTATGGCGTTAAATCGTCCAAGAACAGGTTGTCACCCAACAGCACAACGAATTTGCTGCCGCGCGGGATAAACCCTTCAGCCAGCTCCAGAGCTTCAGCAATTCCGCCGGCCGATTCCTGGATGCGATACGTCAGGTTGACTCCAAAGTTCTCCCCGCTGCCAAGGAAGTCAGCGTACAGCCCTGCGGATTGTTTGCCGATCACAATGAGGATGTCGGTGATTCCAGCTTGACGCAGCCGTTCTATGCCGTAACAGACCATCGGATAATTCCCGACCGGAAGCAGATGCTTGTTGATCAATCGGGTCAGCGGGTATAGACGCGTGCCGGTGCCCCCCGCCAAAATCACACCTTTCATGAACGCTCCTCCCTTACCTTAAAAATTTGGGGCTCCCATTAAATAAATTGCCAAGGATCTACGCCCCATTTTTCGATAAACCGCATACGGTTCCGTTCTATAAGCTCGTTCCACCCTTCCGGATGGCGGGTTTTAAAGCTGGCGCTGCCTTCATGGTACACCAGCGTATCGCCGCAAATGAGCAGACGGTAACCTAGCTGCCGAGCGCGGTAGCAGTAGTCGTCATCTTCATAATGGCCGGGCGAAAACCGTTCATCGAATCCTCCTGCCCGCTCCAGTACCTCCCGCTTAAAGAGCAGGCACATGCCGATCAGCCGCTGGACTTCCTGCCATTTCGCCGGATCCGAATGGTTATGGCGCTCGGCGATTTGGGCGAAATCCTCACCTTCCGCCCAGTTGATCGCCACCTGCTGCCGTCCGCTGGCATAATTGGTCACCGGGCCGACGAGGCCGACATCAGCGGCGCTGTGCAGCGCCAGCAGCAGATTCGAGAGCCATCGCGGGGAGACGAGGACATCATTATTAAGAACGAGGAGGTGATCGCCCGAAGCGACGGACAATCCTCGGTTCACGGCGACCGGAAATCCTTCATTGCGCGGCAGCGCCACCAGGATCAGGCGCTCGCTCAGACAGAACGATGCCGTGTCGTCCTCGGAGCCGTTGTCCACCACAATGATCTCATAGGGAGTCTCCGTATACTGGCGGATCGCCGCCACGCAAGGGGCAAGCAAGTGCAGCCCGTTATAGGTCGGAATGATGATACTCGTTACTCCAGCCGTCATCGGGCATTCCTCACTTTCGCCAATTCGCTCCGGCCCAGTGTGGAAAATCGCAACCGGACACCTTCCGTTTTCATAACCTCGCCAAGCGCCTCGAGATGGTCGCCAACGATCATCTGCGCGACCGCATTGCCTGCCCCGCTGTTGCTGGTGCGGAGACGGTTCTTGCGGATAACGTCCACGGAAATCGGCGCTACTGCCTTCAGTCCACGAACCAACGCCAGCGCCTGGGCTTTCGGAGGAACGACCAGCGCAGTGATGCCCACCGTCCGCACAGCGCGGCGGGACAAAGCGTTTGGCACCGCAGTTAACGAGTTCGCCTTCAACTCCGGATGTCCCAGCGCCAGATTCAGGAATGCCTTGCAGCGCGTCACCTCATCCTGCTGGGAGAACGGCGGCAGATGCGGCGTCAAATCGTTGAGAGCCAAATCCTCCCCCCGGTCGATCGCGATCAAAAAAGCAGCCAGATCCTCTGCGGCAACACACATATCCCCGTCCGTGAACAGCAAAATATCTCCGGTGGCTACCGCTGCCCCAATCGCCCGTCCTACGTCATGCCCTAACCGTTCGGGGAAGCTCAGCCGCGTGATACGCGGATCCCGATCCACGACGGCAAAGCTTGCGTCATTACAACCATTCAGGACGACAATGATCTCATGCAGAGGCAACTTGCGGAGCTCCGCCAAAACCGCCGGCAACGTCTTCTCCTCATTACTCGCCGTCACGATGGCCGAGGCACGGCCCTTCAGCGGCAGCGGAATCCACGGCTTACTAAGCCCGGCCGCATGGGCATAACCACGGCGATACGCCAAGGAGGCCGTCAGCAAAGCCGTGAAAGGCAGTTGGTCCACCCGCTCCGCCTGCGCCCACGCTTGAAAACAATCCTGCATATGAGGCGAACCCTTCTCCGCCCCATCCTGTGCTGCCACCGCACGGACTCCTGCGGCCCAAGCTTTGGCTTTGAGGCGTTGGAGCGGGGCGCTGGCATATCTTTTCCCCGTCGACGGACGGGCCAAACGGCGGCCTTTGCGGATGAAGCCGCTCGTTCTCCGGCTTGCTGCTCCGCGCAAGCGGGTCAGCGATCCGCTTCTTCGTTTCCGACGATGTTTCATCGTTTGCCTAGTTACCATGACCATCAATGGTTCACCTCACCTTACCGCGCTGCCGGCCCAGATCGCTGTATCCGCCGCGCGGTCCCAGCTGGCGGAGCAGCCAATGGATGGCCTCCAGATGATCCCCTGCCACCAATGCGGTCAGCGGATCGACGCGACTTCCCTTGTTCCATATTCGTCCCCGGGCAGGATTCAGCTTGCCGACGGGAACGGTATGCACCGGCTGGACGTTTAACCCCAGCCGGATCGCTCTAGCTAAGGCGAGCGGCGGAACCTCCAGCGTATCCAAGCCGACGGTGTCCACCGCTGTTCGGTTCATCGCATGCGGGACCGCCGTTAAGGAAGCTCCACGCAGGTCAGGGCGCTGCAGCACACCGTTCAGGACGTGTTTGGCCAGAATGACCGGATGAGCCACCTTCCCTCGCGCCGGGCCGGAGTAGCCGTTCAGCGCCACGTCGACACCCATAAGCACCGCGGTGACAAAAGGCCGCAGCTCCCGAGCCGGAATCACCATATCGGCGTCGATGAACAGCAGCGCTTGACCGCGGGCCGCCTCCGCCCCAACGCGCCGGCCCACATCATGTCCCAGCGGCTCCGGTACGTGGATGACGCGAGCGCCGCAGGCTTCAGCCAGGTCGGCGGTCCCGTCGGTTGAGCCGTTAACAACGACGATCGTTTCGCTGCGCGGATGCACCCGGCTGGCTTCGCGCAGAACGCTGGCGATCGTCGCCCTTTCATTCATCGCCGGAATGATGATGGATACGATGGGATCGGGATGATTGACCAAACGCGGCAGCACTTTTTTGCGCTGAATCGGTTTGCGGTTCAGTCGGATGCGCGGCGGCTTGCGTTTTTTGACCACATCAATTTCCTCCCAAAAACATAATAATACCGGAGCATATACCTCAGTGTATGTCTGGCCGGGGGGCTGGTAACGGCAAACGTACAGTTGTCCTGACGAATGCGGCACAGGCCCTGCTGTGAGCCAAAAGAAAAAAACGCCTTTCGGCGTTTTCCTAAGATTAGCTATGGATATCCAGACATCGTCAGTTTTTGGCGCTGCGGCGGCCTGCGTTCGTCTGAATCCCTCTAGCGCGAACGAGACTTACCCAACGGTCTGCGGCGTGCTCCCAGCGGTAATGACGACGAACGATTTCTCGGCTGACCCGGCCGATGACTTGACGAAACTCCTCTTCCTCCAGCAGCAGTACGATCCGATCTGCCAAGCTGTCCCCCGCCCCTTCGGCGAGCAGACCATCTACCGCAAATTCGAGCACCGGGGCGTCGCTGGCGTCCAGCATGGGCAAGCCGGCGGCCATCGCTTCGATGCGCGTTAACATCGACGCCGGCTCATCGCCCGGTAACAGCACCAGGCAATCCGCCAAGAGGTACCTGTCCGAGATGGAATAGGGCGACCCGGCCGGCAGGCAGGCAATCCGTTCCGGAGCGTAGGCGGCAAGCCCATGCTGCTTCGGTCGTTCAAGCAATTCACGGGAAGACCCGGATCCGGGGGAGTCGGCGGCAAGGAACACCAACATCGCCTCCGGTACGCGATCCAGCACTTCCGTAAGAGCCGAGACAATGTGCCCCTCATCCCTAAGCGGCGGCCAACTGCCGGCCAGCAGAACGATTTTGCGGTTCGTCCATCCCAGCTCCATCAGCCGCTGCTGACGCTGCTGTTCCCCATCTGGCGTCCAACGCAGCACCGCCTGCTCCTCTAAGCTCGCCCCCGGCAAATGCACCCATACCGGAGTGACCAAGGAGGGGAACTGCGCCAGCAACTCGGCTTTAGTCCGTTCACTTCCGACGATCAGGCCGTCCACGCTTTCCAGAATTTGCGTCGGACATGCCTTGGGATGGCAGGGAGGAGAAAAGATCCGGGCAGAGGGCAACGTCAACAGTACGCGGGAGAGTGGAAGCCGAGCTTTAAGCTGACAGGCCAGCAGCGGTCGGCCATGAACGTCCACCGTATCCGGCCGCCACTTGCGCAAGTGCCGCAGCAGTGACTCCAGGTAGAGACGTCCTCCGGGCAAGCAATAAAAAGGGACGCCCCCCATCCAGCCTTGTGCCGGTAAATGCCCGTCAGCAACGCCAAAGAGGCGAATGTGCAGCTGCTCTGCCGCATGAGGGAGCATTCGTTCCAGCACCCTCTTCACTGGACGGTGTTTTCCTGATGCTGCCGCAAGGGCGTCAGGCGCGATCACCGCGACTTTTTCCCGATCCATGTGAAGTCCCCCTCCTTACCGTTTCGCTTGCATTCGATATCCTAAATATACGAAAACCTCCCGGCAATTGTGACACCTTCTTGGAAGATGAGCCTAATTTGCCAAAGGCGACGATCCATCCGCAGTTCGCCCGAAAACAGGCGGCTGTCGCAGCACAGTCGTCCACGCTAATGAACCGGGACAACATACACTGAAGGAAGACGCACGGGAAGGAGGAAACCCACTTGAGTCAGGACACTATCGGAATCCTGCTGAATTCCAGCATGTACCGAGGGATCCCCACGCGCAGAACTGGCCAAGAGTGGATCACAGGGTATGAAGAAGCGGCGCGGGAATATGGATTAACCCCCGTTTTCTTGCGTCTTGCTGGCATCGATCCGGCAGGGGCCAGATGTGTCGCGTATGTTTATAATGGCATCGAATACGTAGAGCAACAGCTGCCCTTGCCTGCGGTGATCCATAACCGAGCGTTATACCCCAGACTCGCAGCTCGAAAAAAACTCCAATCCCTGAATGCCCGGGGCATCACGATCTTTAATACGACCAACCGTTATGGAAAAGACTTCATCCACCGCTTGCTTTGGGGCGCTCCTCACTTGCGGCCGTACCTTCCGGCGGCGATGCCGTTAAACTCCGGCAACTTGCGGAAAATGATGTCCCGCCATAGTGACCTCATCCTAAAGCCGATCCGCGGCTCCGTTGGCCATGGCGTAATGCGATTGCGATATATGCCGTCGTCAGGGTGGGAACTCACTTATGCTTCGCCACTAGGCAAGCAGCAATGGAGGACGGTTCGACTGCACCGGGGACAACTGCCGCCCTGGGCCCGGCGCATGCTACGGCGTACGCCGTATCTCGTGCAAGAGCGTATTCCGCTGGCGGAATACGAGCAGCGCCCCATCGATCTGCGGATCACCGTCCAGCGGGGCGGCGGAGGCGATTGGAGCGTGACCGGGCGCTTCGCCAAAGTCGCTGCTGCAGGCAGCTTTGTGTGCAACCTCGCCAGAGGCGGCGAAGCCCTTCCCGCTGAGGAACTGCTGGCCAAAGCGCTCCCGGAGCGGATCGTCCCGGCGGCCCTTGCTCACGTCAATGAGCTTGCCCTGACCATCTCCCGCTATCTGGGCAACCGTCTCCCGCATCTCGCCGACCTGGGGCTGGACATTGGCTTAACCGCAAGCGGGAAGCCTTACTTTATCGAATGCAATGGGCGTGACCAGCGTTACGGCTTTCGAAAAGCCGGATTGCTGGATGCTTGGAAGGATTCGTATCGTCAGCCGATGGCTTACGCCCGTTATTTGTTAGACCAATCGGACCGGGCCTAGCCAAATGACCAAAGCCCAAAAAAAGGGCAGATTCCTCTCCACAGAGCAGGCTGCAAACCGCCTCCGGAAGGAATCATGCCCTTTCGTTTCATAGATTTAATGATAACGGACATCCGCAATGTGAAATGGCGGGTACAAGACCGCCAGCAAGTAAGCTGCAGCCGCAAACAAGGCGATGAGCAGCAATGTCAGCACATCGTACCGGGAATAGGAAGTCGGGTAATAATACGTGCGCGGCCGATTCCCGTCGAACGCTTTCGCTTCCATGGCGACAGCAACGCGATGGGCCCGCCGGATGCTCTGGGATAGCAGCGGCACAGCATACAGCTTCGCATGCGCGACAAGGCCGGGCAGTCCGCGCGGACGGCGAACGCCGCGGATCAGCAGCGCATTGCGTCGGACAAGCAGCTCCTCCCAGACCATGGGAAGTAGCCGGACCGAGGCCATAAAGCTGTAGGCGTATTTTGGCGGCAGCTTCGCCTGCTGCATCAGCGCGTAAAACAAGGCGACCGAAGGAGTCGTCAACACGAACAACAGCCCTTCGGCGGCAAAGGCCACCGCTTTAAACCCGATATGAATCCCCCGGTAAAAGCTTTCTTCGGAGATGCGGAACAATCCCCACGACCACCAAATTTCCGTCCCTTTGCCAAACAGAATCATCGTCGCCGCTGAGGAGGCAAAAATCAGTGCAAAGGGGAACAGAAGCAAGGCGACTTTCCAGGGCTCATATCCGCTGAACAGGAACAGCAGGAACGTAAACAAGATCGCCTGATAAAAAATAAAATCGAGCCGGTGCGTAAATAACGTCAGCAGAAACAGCAGGATCATCAACGCCAGCTTGGCGGCCGGATTCGCCTGGTGCAGCCAAGTCCGCCGCTTCGGGGTCAGAAAACGTCTCATCTTGATATCACCGCCTCTGGACCGGAACTCCCGTGTTGTTTGATTTTCGCGGAGGTGGTATCCGCTCCCCGTCCGGCCGATCCATTTGATCCAGGTGACTCACCGGCACCTGCCGGAGATCGATCCACCCGCCGGGTCAACCGCTGCGACGTTAGCCGTCCGTCCCGCACCTCCCAATGCTGGGTGGCCACCTGCTCCGCAATCCGCTCTTCATGGGTAACCATAAGAATCGCCGTCCCGCGCCGGCGCAACGCCTCGCATAGCTGCAGGATGGCGAACGTGTTCGCCGCATCCTGGCCGAAGGTCGGCTCATCTAGCAACAGCAGCCGTTGCTCGCGCACCGCAGCCGCAGCCACGCTAAGACGCCGCTTCTGGCCCAGCGACAACTGGTAAGGATGCCGCATCTCCAAGCCGGTTAGACCAAACTGCTCCAGATACGCCGTCACCCGACGGTTCAGCGCATCGCCGCCAAGTCCGTCCTCCCTCAGCGAGAAGGCGACTTCGTCCACCACCCGATCGGCGACAAACTGAAACTCCGGATTCTGGAACACAAATCCGATCTCACGAGCGGTCGACTCCAGCAATCGTCTGCGGGCACGGCGGCTGAGCTTCCCTGTCTCGATCCGCTTTCCCTGCAGCACGAATGCTCCCTCTGATGGCAACAAGCCGATCAGGCTGAGCAACAGCGAGCTTTTCCCAGCACCGTTAGGTCCTGTGATCGCAATCCAATCCCCGGGATACACGGCGGCTTGCCCGACTTCAATCACCGGCCGCCCTTGCCGGAACCCGCAAAAATCGGTCAGTTCCACGGCGGCAGGTCCATCCAATCGCCGTTCATCTTTCACCGGCTCTAGCAATCGACGGCCGGCTTCGGTGGCAAAATACGCCTCCCAGACGCCGGGATACCAGATCCCAAACTCAATGAGCTCGGAACGGTACGTGTCAAACACTACGTCCGGTGCCCCCTCGCCCAGCACCTGCCCGTCCGGTCCAAACAACACGACGCGGTCAACGAGACCCAGTGCCGTCAACTCCTCGATCCGGTGCTCCACGATAATCAAGGTGCGATCCTCGGCCACCTTGGCGATCGCTTGCCAGATTTGCTCGCGGCCCTGCGGGTCCAGCAAAGCCGAAGGCTCATCCAGCAGCAGCACCTCCGGATCGCCAAGCAGCACCGATGCGAGCGCCAACCGTTGCTTCATCCCTTGGGACAGCGAATCGATCGGCACATGGATCTCAGGCAGGTCCAGGCCCACCTTGGCCAATGCGGCCTGCATCCGCGCGGGCATATCCTGCTTCGGCACGCCTAAATTTTCTAAGGCAAAAGCCAACTCCTCATCCACATAAGGCATACAAAACTGCGTATCCGGATCCTGGAACAGAAAGCGCCACGACGAGGGAAGCTGCTGCGCGGACGTGCGCATCGGAATCTCTACCAAGTCTGGAATGATGCCGCTCAGCACCTGGAGCAGCGTCGATTTGCCGCATCCGCTGGGACCCAGCAGCAGCACATGCTCCCCGCGCCGCACCGAGAAATCCAAATCCTTAAACACAAACCGGTCTTCACCCGGGAACTTGAGCCGCAGCTCCCGGACCTCAGCTGCCGTCGTTTCCTTCCGCATCAGTCATTCAACGCCGCATAGTCTTTCGGATCAACCGGTCGCAGCAGCGTCGTAACCCCTGTCGCCTCTACGGCCTTCACGACGGCATAAGCGAAGTACCCGCAGATCAGCGCCGAGCTGACGGCCCGCATCGCATATTTGGCGGTCAAGAGCCATGGCTCGTAATCCTGCACATATCCGTAGAAGAAATCCGGGATAACCGAACCCACGGCAGCTCCGATCCCGGCTAATGCAGCAACGGAGCCGGAAAATTTCCGATACCGGAACGCAGCGAACACCAGCTCCGCCCCTAAGCCTTGCAGCACGCTGTAAAGAATCAGCTGAACTCCCCATTCGCTGCCGAACAAAATTTCCACATGGGCCGCAGCGACCTCCGCGATCAACGCCACCCCCGGTTTGCGGATCAGCAAGAACACCAGCGTTGCAGCCAGGAACCACATTCCGTACACCAGTTCATCGGCCTGGAAGAACAGGGGGGAGAACAAATTGTACACCGAGCTCCAGAAGTGATACACCACGCCCAGCACCAACGAAACCAACACCGTCACCAGCACATCGCTTAGCTTGAGGCCACGCCCCGTTCTTTTTTGAACAACCTCCGACATCTTCATCTCTCCTCTTGATCATTTGGTTTAAATCCTCGCATCGTAAAAAAAACCGCCTGAATAAGCTCAGACGGCGGTCAGGTCACGGGGGCGCACGTAGGCACAAAAAGTCCCGGACGATCGATTCTCTACGCTGGCATTATCCAGATCAGATTAACGGTCCGCGGCGCAATATGCCGCTATCTCAGCCTGATTCGCTCAAGCCCCCGTATCCCTATGCGATTGATATAAACATACACCAACTCCGCCCAGGCATCAAGCCTAAATTTGTACAAATCTGTAAACTAGGAGTTACCCGTCCTGTATTGATTTCGGCCTGATTCTGTGTCAAGATAAGCGGAAGTGGCAACGAATTCATCAATACCAATGCAGCATTACTGGACAGACTAGGAGGATGCGATTTGGCCGCGACATGGATGAAATGGATGACAGAGCTCTCCTCCCGGAAATGGTTATCCCGGTTGATGGGCAAGTTCTCCCATTCGGGGGTTAGCCGAGCAATGATCCCTTTTTTCGCAAAATCGTATGGCATTCCGCTGCATGAAGCGGAGAAGGAGCTTCGGGAATATCGCACGTTAAACGAGTTCTTCACCCGCAAATTAAAGCCGGGCATGCGCCCGCTGCACGCGGAGCCGGGAGTGATGATCAGTCCAGTGGACGCGCTGATTACGTTTATGGGCGAGGTGCAATCCGGCACGA
This region includes:
- a CDS encoding sugar phosphate nucleotidyltransferase; this encodes MKGVILAGGTGTRLYPLTRLINKHLLPVGNYPMVCYGIERLRQAGITDILIVIGKQSAGLYADFLGSGENFGVNLTYRIQESAGGIAEALELAEGFIPRGSKFVVLLGDNLFLDDLTPYVERFKQQPLGSARVMLKPVDDPRRYGVPVFAEDAPEHIAYIEEKPKKPKSKYSVTGIYMYDDSVFGIIRSIERSARGELEITDVNNRYARDGKLEFDVLQLWWGDAGTFESLQEAAIHMKGVLP
- a CDS encoding glycosyltransferase family 2 protein, producing MTAGVTSIIIPTYNGLHLLAPCVAAIRQYTETPYEIIVVDNGSEDDTASFCLSERLILVALPRNEGFPVAVNRGLSVASGDHLLVLNNDVLVSPRWLSNLLLALHSAADVGLVGPVTNYASGRQQVAINWAEGEDFAQIAERHNHSDPAKWQEVQRLIGMCLLFKREVLERAGGFDERFSPGHYEDDDYCYRARQLGYRLLICGDTLVYHEGSASFKTRHPEGWNELIERNRMRFIEKWGVDPWQFI
- a CDS encoding glycosyltransferase family 2 protein encodes the protein MVMVTRQTMKHRRKRRSGSLTRLRGAASRRTSGFIRKGRRLARPSTGKRYASAPLQRLKAKAWAAGVRAVAAQDGAEKGSPHMQDCFQAWAQAERVDQLPFTALLTASLAYRRGYAHAAGLSKPWIPLPLKGRASAIVTASNEEKTLPAVLAELRKLPLHEIIVVLNGCNDASFAVVDRDPRITRLSFPERLGHDVGRAIGAAVATGDILLFTDGDMCVAAEDLAAFLIAIDRGEDLALNDLTPHLPPFSQQDEVTRCKAFLNLALGHPELKANSLTAVPNALSRRAVRTVGITALVVPPKAQALALVRGLKAVAPISVDVIRKNRLRTSNSGAGNAVAQMIVGDHLEALGEVMKTEGVRLRFSTLGRSELAKVRNAR
- a CDS encoding glycosyltransferase family 2 protein; amino-acid sequence: MVKKRKPPRIRLNRKPIQRKKVLPRLVNHPDPIVSIIIPAMNERATIASVLREASRVHPRSETIVVVNGSTDGTADLAEACGARVIHVPEPLGHDVGRRVGAEAARGQALLFIDADMVIPARELRPFVTAVLMGVDVALNGYSGPARGKVAHPVILAKHVLNGVLQRPDLRGASLTAVPHAMNRTAVDTVGLDTLEVPPLALARAIRLGLNVQPVHTVPVGKLNPARGRIWNKGSRVDPLTALVAGDHLEAIHWLLRQLGPRGGYSDLGRQRGKVR
- a CDS encoding glycosyltransferase family 4 protein translates to MDREKVAVIAPDALAAASGKHRPVKRVLERMLPHAAEQLHIRLFGVADGHLPAQGWMGGVPFYCLPGGRLYLESLLRHLRKWRPDTVDVHGRPLLACQLKARLPLSRVLLTLPSARIFSPPCHPKACPTQILESVDGLIVGSERTKAELLAQFPSLVTPVWVHLPGASLEEQAVLRWTPDGEQQRQQRLMELGWTNRKIVLLAGSWPPLRDEGHIVSALTEVLDRVPEAMLVFLAADSPGSGSSRELLERPKQHGLAAYAPERIACLPAGSPYSISDRYLLADCLVLLPGDEPASMLTRIEAMAAGLPMLDASDAPVLEFAVDGLLAEGAGDSLADRIVLLLEEEEFRQVIGRVSREIVRRHYRWEHAADRWVSLVRARGIQTNAGRRSAKN
- a CDS encoding YheC/YheD family endospore coat-associated protein, coding for MSQDTIGILLNSSMYRGIPTRRTGQEWITGYEEAAREYGLTPVFLRLAGIDPAGARCVAYVYNGIEYVEQQLPLPAVIHNRALYPRLAARKKLQSLNARGITIFNTTNRYGKDFIHRLLWGAPHLRPYLPAAMPLNSGNLRKMMSRHSDLILKPIRGSVGHGVMRLRYMPSSGWELTYASPLGKQQWRTVRLHRGQLPPWARRMLRRTPYLVQERIPLAEYEQRPIDLRITVQRGGGGDWSVTGRFAKVAAAGSFVCNLARGGEALPAEELLAKALPERIVPAALAHVNELALTISRYLGNRLPHLADLGLDIGLTASGKPYFIECNGRDQRYGFRKAGLLDAWKDSYRQPMAYARYLLDQSDRA
- a CDS encoding energy-coupling factor transporter transmembrane component T family protein, with amino-acid sequence MRRFLTPKRRTWLHQANPAAKLALMILLFLLTLFTHRLDFIFYQAILFTFLLFLFSGYEPWKVALLLFPFALIFASSAATMILFGKGTEIWWSWGLFRISEESFYRGIHIGFKAVAFAAEGLLFVLTTPSVALFYALMQQAKLPPKYAYSFMASVRLLPMVWEELLVRRNALLIRGVRRPRGLPGLVAHAKLYAVPLLSQSIRRAHRVAVAMEAKAFDGNRPRTYYYPTSYSRYDVLTLLLIALFAAAAYLLAVLYPPFHIADVRYH
- a CDS encoding ABC transporter ATP-binding protein, translated to MRKETTAAEVRELRLKFPGEDRFVFKDLDFSVRRGEHVLLLGPSGCGKSTLLQVLSGIIPDLVEIPMRTSAQQLPSSWRFLFQDPDTQFCMPYVDEELAFALENLGVPKQDMPARMQAALAKVGLDLPEIHVPIDSLSQGMKQRLALASVLLGDPEVLLLDEPSALLDPQGREQIWQAIAKVAEDRTLIIVEHRIEELTALGLVDRVVLFGPDGQVLGEGAPDVVFDTYRSELIEFGIWYPGVWEAYFATEAGRRLLEPVKDERRLDGPAAVELTDFCGFRQGRPVIEVGQAAVYPGDWIAITGPNGAGKSSLLLSLIGLLPSEGAFVLQGKRIETGKLSRRARRRLLESTAREIGFVFQNPEFQFVADRVVDEVAFSLREDGLGGDALNRRVTAYLEQFGLTGLEMRHPYQLSLGQKRRLSVAAAAVREQRLLLLDEPTFGQDAANTFAILQLCEALRRRGTAILMVTHEERIAEQVATQHWEVRDGRLTSQRLTRRVDRSPAGAGESPGSNGSAGRGADTTSAKIKQHGSSGPEAVISR
- a CDS encoding ECF transporter S component, which produces MSEVVQKRTGRGLKLSDVLVTVLVSLVLGVVYHFWSSVYNLFSPLFFQADELVYGMWFLAATLVFLLIRKPGVALIAEVAAAHVEILFGSEWGVQLILYSVLQGLGAELVFAAFRYRKFSGSVAALAGIGAAVGSVIPDFFYGYVQDYEPWLLTAKYAMRAVSSALICGYFAYAVVKAVEATGVTTLLRPVDPKDYAALND